Within Quadrisphaera setariae, the genomic segment CTGGTGCTGGTCACCGGTCCCACCGGCTCGGGCAAGTCCACGACCCTCGCGGCGATCATCGACCAGGCCAACAAGACCCGGCCCGACCACATCATGACCGTCGAGGACCCGATTGAGTTCCTCCACGCCCACCAGCGCTCGCTGGTCAACCAGCGCGAGGTGGGGGAGGACACGCGCTCCTTCGCCACCGCGCTCAAGCACGTGCTGCGGCAGGACCCGGACATCATCCTCGTCGGCGAGCTGCGCGACCTGGAGACCATCTCCGTGGCGCTGACGGCCGCCGAGACGGGCCACCTCGTCTTCGCGACGCTGCACACGCAGGACGCCGCCCAGACGATCGACAGGATCATCGACGTCTTCCCCGCTGAGCAGCAGGACCAGGTGCGCACGCAGCTGGCCGGGGCGCTCCAGGGCGTGGTCTGCCAGACGCTGTGCAAGACCTCCGACGGCCGTGGCCGCGCGGCGGCCACCGAGGTGCTCATCGCCACCCCCGCCGTGCGCAACCTCGTCCGCGAGGGCAAGACCCACCAGATCTACTCGGCCATGCAGGCCGGTGGCTCCCACGGCATGCACACCCTCGACCAGCACCTGGCCGAGCTCGTGCGCTCCGGGCGCGTCACCTACGACCAGGCGGTGGACAAGGCCCACCACCTGGAGGACTTCACGCGCCTCGCAGGGAGGGCCTGAGCACCATGGCCACCGCCACCACCTTCGACTACCGCGTCCGCGACAGGACCGGGAAGATCGTCAAGGGGCGCTCAGAGGCGGCCAGCCAGGCCGCCCTCGTCTCCAAGCTGCGCTCCCAGGGCTTCGCCCCGCTCGACATCAAGGAGGCGGGGACCGGCCTCAACCGGGAGATCCGCCTCCCGGGCTCGTCGCGGGTGTCGCCCAAGGACGTCGCGATCATGGCGCGGCAGTTCGCCACCATGACGGAGTCGGGACTGTCGCTCATCCGGGCCCTGTCCATCCTCTCCGCCCAGACCCGCAGCAAGCCCCTCGCGGAGGTGCTCACCCAAGTCCGCACCGACGTCGAGGGCGGCATGACGCTGTCCGGTGCCTTCGCCAAGCACCGCAGGGTCTTCCCGCCTCTGATGATCTCCATGACGCGCGCCGGCGAGGCCGGGGGCTTCCTCGACCGGACGCTGCTGTCGGTGGCTGCCAACCTCGAGGCCGAGATCAAGCTCCGAGCGAAGATCAAGTCGGCGATGACCTACCCGGTCGTCGTCCTGGTCTTCGCGGTGCTGGCCGTCATCGCCATGCTGCTCTTCATCGTGCCGATCTTCGCGGGCATGTACGAGGGCTTCGGCGCCCAGCTACCGCTGCCCACGCGCATCCTGATGGCGGCCTCCGACATCCTCAAGGTCGGCTTCCCGGGGTTCATCGTGCTGGGGATCGGCGCGGGATTTCTGTGGCGGCGCTACCGGCACACCGACCGGGTGCGTGATGTCGTCGACCCCCTGAAGCTGCGCCTGCCAGTCTTCGGGCCGCTCTTCCAGAAGGTGGCCATCAGCCGCTTCAGCCGCAACCTCGGCACGATGATCAGCTCAGGCGTGCCCATCCTGCACTCGCTGCAGCTGGTGGGGGAGACCAGCGGCAGCGTGGTCATCCAGCGGGCGACCGAGGCGGTCTCCGAGGCCGTCCGGCAGGGCGACAGCATGGCCGCGCCACTGGCCCAGCACCGCGTGTTCCCGCCCATGCTCGTCCAGATGCTGGCCGTCGGCGAAGACACCGGAGCCACCGACCAGATGCTGAACAAGGTCGCTGACTTCTACGACACCGAGGTCGAGGCGACCACCGACCAGCTCACGTCGCTCATCGAGCCGCTGATGATCGTCTTCGTCGGCGCCATCGTCGGCGGGATGGTCCTGTGCCTCTACCTGCCCATGTTCGGGATCTACGACCACATCCAGTGACCTGAGGCGCTGCAGCGTCACCCGCCTGGGTGATCCAGCCGGCCCTGCGGAGTGTCGATGCAGGGAGAGCAACAGCCAGAGCCGTGCCAGATGCGGGCGGCTCAGCCATCCACGGAAGGAATGCTCATGATCGCTCGCATGCAGAAGGCGATGAAGGAGAAGGACGGCGGCTTCACGCTCGTCGAGCTCATCGTCGTCGTCGTCATCATCGGTGTCCTGGCGGCCATCGCCGTCCCGATCTTCCTGAACCAGGCGTCCAAGGCGCGCACCAACGCCGACCTCGCCACCGTGTCGAACGCCCAGGTCGCCGTCGCCGCATACGTCGCCGACAAGGGCAGCAACGCCGTCGCGTCTCCCGACGCGGCAACGCTGAAGGAGTACGGCTACCCGCAGTCACCGAGCATGACTGTCACCATCACGCCGTCGACGGGTGCTTACAACATCGCTCTGACCGCTGCCAACTCCCAGGCGAACCACGCGTGCTCTGCGAGCGACACGCAGAAGGCGACCTGCTGACCGGTGCAGTGATCAGAAGGTCGACGGGGGGCGTGAGCCTCCCGTCGACCTCACCCCCATCGTCGACGAGAGGAGTCCCGTGGACACCCGGTACGACCACCTCGGCCCTCCGTCGAGTGATGCTGGACTGAGCCTCGTCGAAGTCATCGTCGCCATGGTGTTGCTCGCCGTCGTCGCGCTCGCCATGGTTCCCGTCCTCGTGACGGGCGCCGAGACGGCAGCTCGTAACAGGGAGATGTCGAAGGCGTCCCAGTACGTCGCCACGGAGATCGCTAATGCCCAGCAGCTGAAGTGCTTCCAGGTCAAGCAGTTGGTCACCGGCGCCGGCAGAGGCTTCGTCTCGCCGGCAGCCGCCACAGGAGCCGACGGAGTGCCTCGCGCCTTCAGTTATTACACGCTCAAGGACACGTTCGTAGACACTCCCGGAGAGTCGTGCAAGGTCGGACAGACCTACACCCTGACCGTGACCGCCACCCCGGATTCGGGGACGGCACAGCCGGTGAGTGCCACCACGCAGATATTGGTCGTCCCGTGATGGGGCGGCGAAGGCACCCGCGGCGCGGCCGCGACACCGGCACGACGCTCACGGAACTGATGGTCGCGATGGCAGCGGGTAGCGTCGTCCTGGCCGCCGCAGCAGCGATCTTCCTCCCGGCGATGCAGAACTCCGCGCGCGAGCGGCAAGCCGGGGTCAACCTCGCCGTCGCCAACGTTGCGAGCAGCACGCTGCAGCGCCAGGTGCGTGATGCCACCTACGTCCTGCCAGCCGCCGGGTCGTCGTCGACGGGCACGACGATCACGATGTGCACCTTCGCTCGAGCGAATTCACCGTCGCGCACTGTCGTCACCTGGAAGTACGTCAAAACCGCCGGCTTGACCATGACGGCCGGCGCTGGTGGTAGCGCCACGGTCTTCGGGGATCAGTTCACCTTCGGGAAAGTCGTGTTCGACTTGTCTAGCAAGTGGCAGCAGGTGGCGAAGGGCGACATCCTCGACATGCGGTTCATCACCGGAGACATCGCTGACGGCACCACTGCCGGCACCATCGGGACGACGCTGCAGTTCTCCGCTGCGCCCCGCTCGGCCCAGATCACCTCCACAGCCAGCTGCGCCTGAGGTGGCCAGCGGCTGTCCGCGTCTGAGAGAGCACCTGTTGGGGCGCCGCCGATAACCGCCCAGGAGCTCCCACCTCCGGGACCGGTCGAGGGAGGCTCAAGCGGATCGCTGGCACCGCCGATAGGGATGGCAGGGGCGGGAACCTCAGAGCCCGCTCCTCGACCTGATCCCAACGGTCAGCAGCAGACTCGTAGACCAGGAGAGGACTGACCCGTGAACGTGCGTGGATCGACTTCCACCCGTCGAAGCGCGCCCCGACGCCGGGAGCGTCCGAGCTGGCGGTTGTGCCTCCGCAATGACGACGGCATGGCCCTGCCCATGGTCATCGGACTCATGCTGGTGAGCGCTCTGCTTGTCATGGGGGTGACTGCGGTCTCCCTGACCGCAGCGGGCAGCGCGAGCGGCACCCGAGCCAGCATTCAGTCACAGGCGTCCGCCGAGGCCGGCCTGGCAGCTGCGCAGTCGAACATTATGGCGAAGACGTACGCCTGCACGTTTGCCTCACCTGTGGGAAGTACGCCGGTGTACTCGGTCGCCGTCCAGTACGGCGTGAGCACCGGCGGTCCGGACTGCCCAGCTCCGGCAGGAGCCCTCACCACGGTCTCAGCGAAGACGGCGGTGCTCGTCTCGACCGGTTCCGCTGCTGCTGGCGGGACACAGGGACATAGTGCGGGTGACGTCAGCCGTCTGGAGGTGGTCCTTTCGCTCGGCGGGACGACAATCGCCACCTCGTCGCCGACGTCCGCGCCATCACCGGCGTTCGACCGCGCGGTGTTCGTCGGCTCGGGCAGCGTCAAGAGCAGCGGTAACTGGGCGCTGAAGAACGGCAGCAGCTCGACGGGTGGTCTGTACGTCAACGGAACACTGGACTGTTCCCAGATCAACGTTCAGGGACCCGCCGTCGTGTACGGGAGTGCGGGCTTGAACGGTGGCAATTGCGTGTTCGGGCAGGGCCTGACGATCTCCCAGGACCTCACGGCCTGCACCAGCACGAAGATCACAGGAACGCTGACTGTGGGAGGCCAGGCCACCGGGGGTTGTTCAGTGGACGGCGACGTCTACGTCGGCAAGGACTTCGCGTGCAGCTCTTCCGTGACGGGGCTGATCTCCGTGCAGGGCGCCATGAACGGTGGCTGGGGGTGCTCCGCCGGCAAGGACCTGCGTGTGGGAGGCGATCTCGGCCAGAACTCCTACAGCGTCACTGGGGCCGTGGTCTCCACCAGTGGCACCGTGTCCAGCAACGCGCAGGGATCCATGGGCAGCCTCACGGTCAAGACCAAGCCTTCAAGCAGCCCCGGCAACCTGACGGTCGCCGGCAAGTCATGCGGCTGGGGATCCTCCCCTGCCTGCAAGATCTCCCAGTCGAGCTCAAGCTCCACCCCGCCCACCAGCCCGGTCGCAGTGCCGTCGTCCGCCGAGGCGATGCCCGTCTACACCGCCGCGTCGTTCGGGACTGCCACTCCTTGGGCCACCCTCATCCGGCAGCGGTACCTCGCGCACGGGTCGACCCAGTGGGCCGAGACGCGCTTCGTGAACTCCGGCGACACCTGCAGCATCACCGCCCCGGCCTCAGTGCAGCAGGACGGCGACAGCACCTCACTCAACGGACCTCTTGACGCCCCAGCTGACGTGTCCGTGGTCGACGCCCGCGCCTGCAGCACTGTGACGCTGAACAAGGTCACGGTCCAGCTGAACGGTGACCTGACGCTGCTGGTCAACTCCTTCTACTCCACAAGCGGCATCAAGGTGGTCAAGGGCAGCGCCGTCCCCACCGGCACCACACCAGTCTTGCGGATCGTCTCGCCGATGTCTGACGGCACCTCGACGTGTGCTGCCAACAGCGCCAACAACAGCATCAAGTTCGACTCCGCTGCTGCTTCGCTCGGCAGCGACGTCAGCATGCTGCTCTACTCGTCCGGCAAGATCGACATGAGCAACGACCTGTCCTTCTACGGGCAGATGATCAGTTGCGCTATCCCGGAGCTGAAGAACAACATCTCCATCAACTACCGCGCCGTGGCGCCGTCAAGCGCGTCGACCAGCTCGAGCCCTTCATCATCGTCCGGCAGCCCCTCGAACAGCGGGAGCTCGGCCGGGGCGTGGACGCTGTCCTCCGTGCGCGACCTCTCGCGTGGCTGAGGTGACCAGCCATCTGCTCGTCGGCGGAGCTGCCCTGCTCGGGCTGCTCGTCGGGTCCTTCCTCAACGTCGTCGTCTGGCGGGTGCCCCGGGGGCTGTCGGTGGTCAGCCCTCCCAGCGCCTGCTCGTCCTGCGGGCACCGCGTGCGTGCCGTCGACAACGTGCCCGTGCTCAGCTGGCTGCTCCTGCGCGGCCGCTGCCGCGACTGCAGCGCGCGCATCAGCATCCGCTACCCCCTGGTCGAGCTGGGGACGGCCGTGCTGTTCGCCGGCACCGCCGCGTGGGCGGGACCCACCTGGCACCTCCCGGTGTACCTGTACCTGGCAGCCGTCGCGGTCGCCCTGGCGCTCATCGACGTCGACGTGCACCGCCTGCCCGACGCGATCGTCAAGCCCTCCTACGTCGTGGTCGCGGGTCTGCTCGTGGCGGCCAGCGCGCTCGAGGGCGACTGGCAGGCGCTGCTGCGCGCTGCCGTCGGTGCTGTGGCTCTGTACGTCGTCTACGCCGCGCTGGCCGTCGCGCGGCCCGGAGGCATGGGCTGGGGAGACGTCAAGCTCGCCGGAGTGCTGGGCATGGCCCTCGCCTGGCACAGCTGGTCGGCCCTGGCCGTCGGCGCCTTCGCCGCCTTCCTCCTCGGAGGCGTGGTCGGCGTGGCGCTCATGGCCGTCCGCCGGGCCGGTCGCGGGACCGCCATGCCCTTCGGCCCGTACATGCTCGCGGGCGCCGCACTCGGACTGGTGGTGGGCGTTCCCACCGTCCAGTGGTACCTGGGCGTCGCACTCGCGTGATTCTGGGGCTCAAGTCGGCCGGGAAGAGGCCGATGAGCCAGGAGAGCGGTGCTCGTGCGCCGCTCCCTCATCAGGACGAAGGGGACGACGTGCGACGGACCGCCATCGGGCTCGACATCGGCAGCTCCTCGCTGCGCGCTGCCCAGGTCTCCTTCCACCGCGACGGCGTGCAGCTCGAGCGGATCTCCCAGGTGGGCCTGCCCGCGGGCGCGGTCGTCAACGGCGAGGTGGTCGACGCGGCCGCCCTCACCGACGCCGTCCGGCTGCTGTGGAAGCAGGCGAGATTCGGCTCCAGGCGGGTCGCGCTCGGTGTGGCCAACCAGCGCGTGCTGGTGCGCCAGGTGGAGCTGCCGCCGCTGAGCCCCGCTGACCTCAAGGCGGCGCTGCCCTTCCAGGTGCAGGAGCACCTGCCGATGCCCGCGGACGCCGCCGTCCTCGACTTCCTGCCGCTGGCGCCGGTCTCCGGCCCGGGCGGCACAGCGCTGGTGCGCGGCCTGCTCGTCGCCGCCCCCCGCGACATGGTCACCACCACGGTCGACGCCGTCCAGGCCGCCGGACTGGTGGTCGACACCGTCGACCTGACGCCGTTCGCCGTGCTGCGCGCCACGCGCGCCCCCCGCGACCTCGACGTCGAGGCGCTGGTGGACATCGGCGCCCGGCTCACCACCGTCATCGTGCACAGCGCGGGCACACCCCGCTTCGTCCGCATCCTGCTCAGCGGCGGAGACGACATCACCGCCGCCGTCAGCGAGGCGGCTGCCGTCCCCTTCGCCGAGGCCGAGCGGCTCAAGCGCGCCGCCGCCGGCAGCGACCAGGTCTCACCGGCCGTGGGGGCAGCGCTCTCGATGAGCGCCCAGGAGCTCGTCGAGGAGATCCGCAGCTCCCTCGACTACGACACCGCCACCGGCGGCAGCGTGGCCTCCCGCGTGGTCATCGTCGGTGGCGGCTCGCAGCTGGAAGGCTTCCCGGAGCGCCTCGAGGAGGCCACGGGCCGCGAGGTCGTGCGTGGAGACGGTCTGCGGGGTCTGCGCCAGCGGCCCGGCAAGAAGGACCTGCCGCCCCTGTCCGCCTCGGACGCAGCGTCCGTCGGCCTGGCCCTCGGAGGCTCGCGATGAGCGCCCCCACCTGGTCCTTCGGTGTGCCCTCGCAGGCACCGACCCAGAAGCTCGAGCAGCCCGCAGCCCCGCAGGCGGACGGACCCGACCCGCTCGCGGAGCTGCGCGAGCAGATCCAGCGCTCGTGGCTCGGCGCCGGCGTCGACCTGCTGCCGGAGCACTACCGCGTCTTGCGCCGCGTCGGCGCTGCGCAGCGCGGAGTCGTCGCCGGCCTGCTCGCCGTCGGACTGCTTCTGGGCGGCGCCGCGTGGCAGGCCCACGCGGCGACCTCGAGCGCAGAGGCGGAGCTGGCCGAGGTGAATGCCCGCCAGGCCGCGCTGACCGCTCAGGCGGCACAGCTGGCGGAGGTCCCGAAGGTGCTGGGCGAGCTGTCGACCGTGCAGGCCGCGCGCTCGACCGCCTTCGCCACGGACGTGCGCTGGTACTCCTACCTCGACGGCCTGCGCAACTCGGTGCCCACCGGCGTGTGGTTGGCCGACCTCAGCTGGGGCTCGGCCGGCGGCTCCTCGACGGACGCCGCAGCCGCGGGTGCAGCCTCGACCGCCCAGCCCGCGACGACGACCGAGGACGCCACTGGGACGGCGGGCACCCAGGGCACGCTCACGGTCAAGGGCCGCACCCAGGACCCGGCGCTGGTCGCCGCCTGGCTCGAGTCCGTGTCGGCCACCACGGGCCTCGCCGACCCCAGCTACAGCAGCCTGCAGCGCATCGACATCGACGGCACCCCCGTCTACGAGTTCACCGCCACCGTGGCCGTGACCGACGCGGCGCTGTCCCACCGCTTCGACACACCCGCCAGCGGTGCGATCGGCACCAGTGGCGCAGCGGCCGCGACCACCCCGGCGACCACCTCGACCCCCGCGACGGGAGCCGGATCGTGAGCATCAAGTCCCCCCGCACCTGGGTGGTGGGCGGCGTGCTGCTCGCCCTCGTGCTGTCCGTGCTCGGGTGGCAGCTCGTCGCCGCTCCCCAGCGAGCGGCGGCAGACGCGGCACGCGACCAGGTCGTCTCCGCCCGCGCCGTCGAGCAGACCCAGCGGGTCCGCCTGGCGCAGCTGACCGCCGACTCCGCCCAGCTCGAGACCCACCGCGCTGACCTGGCGACGGCGAGGACCTCGATCCCCGTGGCGCTGGACCTGCCGGCCCTGACGCGCCGTCTGACGGTCACCGCCACCGTCGCGGGCGTCACGCTCATGGGTGTCGAGCCGTCGGCTCCCACCTCCACCGCCACCGCAGCGGGCACCGCACCGGCCGCGACCTCGGAGCCAGCGACCACCGCCTCCGACGCCGCGACCACTGCTCCCGCAGCAGCGACCGCCGCGACCGCGGCACCCGCGTCCGGGCTGCAGGCCGTGCCGCTGCGCATCACGGTGATCGGCAGCTTCGACGGCGCCGAGCAGTTCCTGCGCCAGCTGCAGAACGACGACGCCCCGTCGCTGCTGGTCGCCGGGCTGTCCGTCACCGGCCAGGACCCGGCGGACGCCTCCGGCGCCAAGCCGCGCACGGTCAACGGCGACGTCCAGCTGGTCGTCGACGCGCGCGCCTTCGTGCTCCCCTCCACGGCCTCCTGAGCGAGAGCGAGACTCCGATGTCCACCAGCCCCTTCGGGACGCCGCCCTCTTCTTCCGCTCCTTCCTCGGCTGCGTCCACCACCGACGCTGCCGCAGGGGCGGCTCGACGCGGTCGCGCGCTGCCCATCGCCCTCGGCGGCGGCGCGGTGCTGGCCGGAGGCCTGGCCGCGGCGCTGGTCCTCAGCAGTGGCGGTCCTGACACGGCGACGGCGGTCGCCGGCCCCGCGGACGACACGGCGGTGCCCGTCTCCAGGGCCACCTCGCGGTCCACGGCGACGGCCAGCCCCTCACCCACGTCGCCCTTCGCCGCCACGCCCTCCGCGGAGGCCACCGCCCCCTCGGCGGGGGAGGTCGGTGCGACCTCCACCTCGAACGCCGCGCCGACCACCTCCGGTGCCAGCGCTGAGACCTCCACGGCACCGGTCCCCGCCGCCGGCGGGACGTCCCGCAACCCCTTCGCGGCCCTCGTGCTGTCCGCGGGCACCTCGAACACCGGAGCCTCGGACTCCACCGGTGCCACGGGCGGACCCTCCAGCTCGGCCACCGGGGTCCCGCCCGTCGACGCCGCCCCGACCACCGGCTCGGGGACGACGACCGTCGTCGTCCCGTCGCCGGTGCCCTCGACGAGCGCGACGACCGACGCCGCCGCCGTGGCCGCCGCTCAGGCGGCCCGTGCGGCAGCGGCCGCCTGCGCAGCGGCCCTGCCGGCCCTGGGCTCCGCAGACTCCCTGCTCAGCGCCTACGCGGCGGGGTCGGCGGACGCGGCCACCACCGCGGGCGCTGTGCTCGCCCCCGCGCGCTCCGTGCTCGAAGCGGCGCTCACGGTCCCGTCCTCCACCAGCCTCGGCGCCGCGCTGACCGCGTCGGCCTCGGGCCTGCTCGTCCTCCAGGGAGCCCTCAGCGGCGGCGACGCGGTGACCTCCGGCGACGTCAGCCAGCAGCTGGCCACGGACGCGGCGACCACTGCCGCGTGCTCCGCCACGGGGGCGGCACCCGCCCCGGGCGGCTCCACCTCGACGGCGGCGAAGACGGTCACCGTCCTGGCGGGGGACACCCTCAGCTCGATCGCGCGGGCCCACGGCACGACCCCGACCGCGCTG encodes:
- a CDS encoding type IV pilus twitching motility protein PilT; this translates as MSSYGTGDHEALLVSPHEAWPASVPAQATAPLAGSASTAATGAGAAVADPGVEQLVDVAQVLRAMVSRGASDLHLTAGAPPMARLHGDLVPLEGFPRMTPEPLKRSLFAVLTQKQRQRFEEDLELDFALPVAGLGRFRVNLYRQRESVGAAFRVIPTEIRSLQELGMPPVLAQFATLPRGLVLVTGPTGSGKSTTLAAIIDQANKTRPDHIMTVEDPIEFLHAHQRSLVNQREVGEDTRSFATALKHVLRQDPDIILVGELRDLETISVALTAAETGHLVFATLHTQDAAQTIDRIIDVFPAEQQDQVRTQLAGALQGVVCQTLCKTSDGRGRAAATEVLIATPAVRNLVREGKTHQIYSAMQAGGSHGMHTLDQHLAELVRSGRVTYDQAVDKAHHLEDFTRLAGRA
- a CDS encoding type II secretion system F family protein, producing the protein MATATTFDYRVRDRTGKIVKGRSEAASQAALVSKLRSQGFAPLDIKEAGTGLNREIRLPGSSRVSPKDVAIMARQFATMTESGLSLIRALSILSAQTRSKPLAEVLTQVRTDVEGGMTLSGAFAKHRRVFPPLMISMTRAGEAGGFLDRTLLSVAANLEAEIKLRAKIKSAMTYPVVVLVFAVLAVIAMLLFIVPIFAGMYEGFGAQLPLPTRILMAASDILKVGFPGFIVLGIGAGFLWRRYRHTDRVRDVVDPLKLRLPVFGPLFQKVAISRFSRNLGTMISSGVPILHSLQLVGETSGSVVIQRATEAVSEAVRQGDSMAAPLAQHRVFPPMLVQMLAVGEDTGATDQMLNKVADFYDTEVEATTDQLTSLIEPLMIVFVGAIVGGMVLCLYLPMFGIYDHIQ
- a CDS encoding prepilin-type N-terminal cleavage/methylation domain-containing protein, which produces MIARMQKAMKEKDGGFTLVELIVVVVIIGVLAAIAVPIFLNQASKARTNADLATVSNAQVAVAAYVADKGSNAVASPDAATLKEYGYPQSPSMTVTITPSTGAYNIALTAANSQANHACSASDTQKATC
- a CDS encoding prepilin-type N-terminal cleavage/methylation domain-containing protein translates to MDTRYDHLGPPSSDAGLSLVEVIVAMVLLAVVALAMVPVLVTGAETAARNREMSKASQYVATEIANAQQLKCFQVKQLVTGAGRGFVSPAAATGADGVPRAFSYYTLKDTFVDTPGESCKVGQTYTLTVTATPDSGTAQPVSATTQILVVP
- a CDS encoding prepilin peptidase encodes the protein MTSHLLVGGAALLGLLVGSFLNVVVWRVPRGLSVVSPPSACSSCGHRVRAVDNVPVLSWLLLRGRCRDCSARISIRYPLVELGTAVLFAGTAAWAGPTWHLPVYLYLAAVAVALALIDVDVHRLPDAIVKPSYVVVAGLLVAASALEGDWQALLRAAVGAVALYVVYAALAVARPGGMGWGDVKLAGVLGMALAWHSWSALAVGAFAAFLLGGVVGVALMAVRRAGRGTAMPFGPYMLAGAALGLVVGVPTVQWYLGVALA
- the pilM gene encoding type IV pilus assembly protein PilM; the protein is MRRTAIGLDIGSSSLRAAQVSFHRDGVQLERISQVGLPAGAVVNGEVVDAAALTDAVRLLWKQARFGSRRVALGVANQRVLVRQVELPPLSPADLKAALPFQVQEHLPMPADAAVLDFLPLAPVSGPGGTALVRGLLVAAPRDMVTTTVDAVQAAGLVVDTVDLTPFAVLRATRAPRDLDVEALVDIGARLTTVIVHSAGTPRFVRILLSGGDDITAAVSEAAAVPFAEAERLKRAAAGSDQVSPAVGAALSMSAQELVEEIRSSLDYDTATGGSVASRVVIVGGGSQLEGFPERLEEATGREVVRGDGLRGLRQRPGKKDLPPLSASDAASVGLALGGSR
- a CDS encoding PilN domain-containing protein, with translation MSAPTWSFGVPSQAPTQKLEQPAAPQADGPDPLAELREQIQRSWLGAGVDLLPEHYRVLRRVGAAQRGVVAGLLAVGLLLGGAAWQAHAATSSAEAELAEVNARQAALTAQAAQLAEVPKVLGELSTVQAARSTAFATDVRWYSYLDGLRNSVPTGVWLADLSWGSAGGSSTDAAAAGAASTAQPATTTEDATGTAGTQGTLTVKGRTQDPALVAAWLESVSATTGLADPSYSSLQRIDIDGTPVYEFTATVAVTDAALSHRFDTPASGAIGTSGAAAATTPATTSTPATGAGS
- a CDS encoding LysM peptidoglycan-binding domain-containing protein yields the protein MSTSPFGTPPSSSAPSSAASTTDAAAGAARRGRALPIALGGGAVLAGGLAAALVLSSGGPDTATAVAGPADDTAVPVSRATSRSTATASPSPTSPFAATPSAEATAPSAGEVGATSTSNAAPTTSGASAETSTAPVPAAGGTSRNPFAALVLSAGTSNTGASDSTGATGGPSSSATGVPPVDAAPTTGSGTTTVVVPSPVPSTSATTDAAAVAAAQAARAAAAACAAALPALGSADSLLSAYAAGSADAATTAGAVLAPARSVLEAALTVPSSTSLGAALTASASGLLVLQGALSGGDAVTSGDVSQQLATDAATTAACSATGAAPAPGGSTSTAAKTVTVLAGDTLSSIARAHGTTPTALAQLNHLSDPDRIRVGQVLTLPA